In the Spirochaetia bacterium 38H-sp genome, TGCTCAAGAAGCCTTATAAGTGGACTTTTCCCAGATATTCTAAACTCTATGTTGTGTTTTTCCACCTCAAAACCAAAACAATTCCTATGCAATATAAAATCATAATTCCCCATACCTCTTCTTACAAAAATCCCCGCCTTTTCTACCCTAAGCTGTCCCATGGTAACATAGAGTATAGAATCAATAAGGTCATCCAAGTCAAGATTAGTATTAAGGCTTTTGCTTACTTCTATAAGCTGCTTGAGATCATAGATTTGTTTCTCATATTTTTTTTTCTCTTGCTCTTCTATATTAGATTCATCCATGGTATGGGTATAGCTCCTTTTTTTTCATATAGTACATATAGTTTATTTTATAACGATTTTGAATAAATACAAGAATTATTTTAATAAAGAATTATACCGAACAAAAGGCTGCCATGAGGCAGCCTTTTTTATTATAGAGAAGAAAAATCTAAAGTCGAAAAATAGTCTTCCACGGTTTCTGCTCTCCGTATAAGCTTAACAGTCCCATCCTCCTTTAACAAAAGTTCTGCAGACCTTAGCTTACCATTATAGTTAAAACCCATAGCATGTCCATGAGCTCCGGTGTCATGTATTACTATAATATCACCTATCTTTATCTCTGGGAGTTGTCTGTCCACAGCAAATTTATCGTTATTTTCACATAAGCTGCCAACAACATCATAAACATGATCGCAGGGATTTTTTTCCTTACCTAAAACCGTAATATGATGGTATGCTCCATACATTCCGGGGCGCATAAGATTAGCCATGCATGCATCAACACCAATATATTCTTTGTATATATGTTTTTCATGGATAGCTTTTGTTATAAGATAACCATGAGGTCCTGTTATTGCTCTACCACTTTCCGTAACAATCTTTGCAGGATATAAGCCTTTTTTTTCTATAAGCTCTTCATAAGATTGTCTTATGAGACCAGACACAAGATGTATATCCACTTCTTTTTGATCCGGTTTATATGGGATTCCTATACCTCCTCCGAGGTTTATAAACTCTATATCTACTCCTGCTTTTTCCTTTATTTCTCCCACAAGTGTAAAAAGCAACCTAGCTGTATCTGCAAAGTATTCGGGATTTAACTCATTGGATGCTACCATCGTATGCAGACCGAATTTTTTTGCTCCTTTTTGTTTTAAAATTTTATAGCCTTCTATTATTTGTTCTTTTGTAAATCCGTATTTTGCTTCTTCCGGTTTTCCTATTATGCTGTTGCCTTCTTTTAAAGGCCCAGGATTATATCTCATACATATAAAATCAGGTATGCCTGCATGTTTTTCTAGATATTCTATATGTGTTATATCATCCAAATTGATTTTTGCTCCCAATTCTTTTGCTTTTTGGTATTCTGTATATGGTGTATTATTGGAAGTAAACATTATGTCGATTCCACTGGCTCCGACTTTTTCTGCAAGAAGAAGTTCTGGCAATGAGCTGCAATCAAATCCCATTCCTTCTTCTTGGAGTATCTTCATTATGTGTGGGTTAGGAAGTGCTTTTACTGCAAAATAGTTC is a window encoding:
- the lysA gene encoding diaminopimelate decarboxylase, yielding MEKKLPFTKEQIEKIIEQYPTPFHIYDEKAIRETARKFNLAFKWVPGGYKNYFAVKALPNPHIMKILQEEGMGFDCSSLPELLLAEKVGASGIDIMFTSNNTPYTEYQKAKELGAKINLDDITHIEYLEKHAGIPDFICMRYNPGPLKEGNSIIGKPEEAKYGFTKEQIIEGYKILKQKGAKKFGLHTMVASNELNPEYFADTARLLFTLVGEIKEKAGVDIEFINLGGGIGIPYKPDQKEVDIHLVSGLIRQSYEELIEKKGLYPAKIVTESGRAITGPHGYLITKAIHEKHIYKEYIGVDACMANLMRPGMYGAYHHITVLGKEKNPCDHVYDVVGSLCENNDKFAVDRQLPEIKIGDIIVIHDTGAHGHAMGFNYNGKLRSAELLLKEDGTVKLIRRAETVEDYFSTLDFSSL